The Synechococcus sp. MU1643 genome includes the window GTGTGCGCGAAATTTTGGAGTGAGGGCACTGAGCGGTGCTGATGCCAACAAGGCTCTCTGTATCCGCTTGAACGACAGAGGGGTTGGCGCTCACCCTATAAATGCGCTGTAGCAACTGCTACTAACAACGTTCACCTCGCTTTTGCGAGGCGCAGATCACTAGGCCAAGGAACGGGGACCTGGATTTCTGAGGAACCACAGATGACCCTGACCTATCGCGGCCAGAAATACAACCAGCAAAAAGTGGCTTGCGCATCCGACAAGCCTGCGCTGACCTATCGCGGCGTTTCCTACGCCAA containing:
- a CDS encoding DUF4278 domain-containing protein: MTLTYRGQKYNQQKVACASDKPALTYRGVSYAK